From a single Shewanella donghaensis genomic region:
- a CDS encoding LysR family transcriptional regulator yields MELRQIKHFVLLAEVKHFNKAANILNITQPSLSKSIQRLESLIGGKLLNRNAKSVTVTALGLVMLKHGQKILREFERLEQEVTQFHGFDDRDLKIGASPIPSNSLVGPIVGQFLRDFPDMSIELKVAGWDVLYQQLTFGEIDFFVAETKATELESNNLITMTELPPFKVIFCCRPDHPLTELSRLYIPSFRDYPLAIPRHLPDSIATGFEDLFEVQRSDFSGLVRFEQFHPINESIISGDLIALTPEIAVRNQIEKGEMVELVPYIMPSIYASFSVVSLKEKSQTPAAKAFIEFLITRATAVKLSLAEEKQTA; encoded by the coding sequence ATGGAGCTAAGGCAAATTAAGCATTTTGTGTTACTTGCAGAAGTTAAACATTTTAATAAAGCGGCCAATATTCTTAATATAACTCAACCATCTTTATCGAAAAGTATCCAACGGTTGGAGTCTCTCATCGGCGGGAAATTACTAAATCGTAATGCGAAGTCAGTAACTGTGACGGCTTTAGGTTTGGTAATGCTAAAGCATGGACAAAAAATCTTAAGGGAATTTGAAAGGCTTGAGCAAGAAGTGACTCAGTTTCATGGTTTTGATGATAGAGATTTAAAGATTGGAGCGAGCCCTATACCCTCAAACAGTTTAGTTGGACCGATTGTTGGGCAATTTTTACGTGATTTTCCTGACATGAGCATAGAGCTGAAAGTGGCTGGGTGGGATGTACTATATCAGCAGCTTACTTTTGGTGAAATTGATTTTTTTGTGGCAGAAACTAAGGCGACAGAGCTTGAGAGTAATAACTTAATTACCATGACGGAGTTACCGCCTTTTAAAGTCATCTTTTGTTGTCGTCCAGATCATCCATTAACTGAATTATCGCGATTATATATACCTTCATTTAGGGATTATCCGTTAGCCATCCCTCGACATTTGCCTGATTCAATTGCAACGGGGTTTGAAGATTTGTTCGAAGTTCAACGCAGTGACTTTTCTGGTTTGGTACGTTTTGAACAATTTCATCCGATCAATGAATCAATTATAAGCGGTGATTTGATTGCATTAACACCAGAAATTGCGGTCAGAAATCAAATTGAAAAAGGCGAGATGGTGGAACTAGTGCCTTATATTATGCCATCTATTTATGCCAGTTTTAGTGTGGTGTCACTTAAAGAAAAATCACAAACGCCAGCAGCAAAAGCCTTTATTGAATTTTTGATAACTCGGGCAACAGCTGTCAAATTATCCTTAGCAGAAGAAAAACAAACAGCTTAG